In a genomic window of Primulina huaijiensis isolate GDHJ02 chromosome 10, ASM1229523v2, whole genome shotgun sequence:
- the LOC140985501 gene encoding thiocyanate methyltransferase 1-like: protein MPSYLIHRCNQLLIGARGLLPCCRRVGLSNMTHQPQESTQKSHTIATSNVGKMQQIVRSDSSNGWDRCWEEELTPWDLGGATPVLLHLYNTGDLPKGRALVPGCGSGYDVVAIACSERYVVGIDISDNAIAKATELSCASPNAEHFTFLKEDFFTWHPAELFDLIFDYTFFCAIEPDMRSAWASKTHDLLKPDGELITLMYPIEDREGGPPYKVSVADYEDVLHPAGFRATSIFENELAIAPRKGREKVGRWRKLASQSCL from the exons ATGCCATCATATTTGATCCACCGCTGCAACCAACTTTTAATCGGAGCCCGAGGTCTCTTACCTTGTTGTCGTAGAGTAGGCCTGAGTAATATGACCCATCAGCCCCAAGAATCAACGCAAAAATCTCACACCATAGCCACTTCAAATGTTGGCAAAATGCAGCAGATTGTTCGCTCTGACTCCAGCA ATGGTTGGGATAGATGCTGGGAAGAAGAATTGACGCCTTGGGATTTAGGGGGGGCCACGCCAGTGCTGTTGCATCTTTACAACACAGGGGATCTTCCCAAAGGCAGAGCTCTTGTTCCTGGCTGCGGTAGT GGATATGATGTTGTAGCAATTGCATGCTCTGAACGATATGTTGTTGGCATAGACATTTCAGACAACGCCATCGCCAAAGCCACGGAG TTGTCTTGCGCATCACCAAATGCAGAGCATTTTACTTTCTTAAAGGAAGACTTCTTCACCTGGCATCCAGCTGAGTTGTTTGATCTCATATTTGATTACAC GTTTTTCTGTGCAATTGAACCAGATATGAGATCTGCTTGGGCCAGCAAAACTCACGATCTTCTAAAACCTGATGGAGAGCTCATAACACTTATGTATCCG ATTGAAGATCGTGAGGGTGGACCCCCATATAAAGTATCAGTCGCTGA TTATGAGGATGTCTTGCACCCTGCTGGTTTCAGAGCAACCTCTATCTTTGAAAATGAGTTGGCTATTGCACCTCGAAAG GGAAGAGAGAAAGTAGGGAGATGGAGAAAACTTGCCTCACAATCGTGTTTATAA
- the LOC140985504 gene encoding nuclear transcription factor Y subunit B-4-like, with protein sequence MSTHEHEKLLPIANVGRLMKQILPPNAKISKEAKETMQECASEFISFVTSEASEKCHKENRKTVNGDDICWALSSLGFDHYSEGMLRYLARFREYERQRANNIQSKGCSSEDKDEETSYIGGNGTNLADPFFDFGILEKVFRQHGYYYHYREILRYLFMGF encoded by the exons ATGAGTACCCACGAACACGAAAAATTGTTGCCAATCGCCAACGTGGGACGGCTAATGAAGCAGATCTTACCCCCGAATGCGAAAATCTCCAAAGAAGCCAAGGAGACAATGCAAGAATGTGCCTCAGAGTTCATAAGTTTTGTGACTAGTGAAGCGTCTGAGAAATGTCACAAAGAGAACCGTAAAACGGTCAACGGCGACGACATCTGTTGGGCTCTGAGTTCACTAGGGTTTGATCACTACTCAGAGGGGATGTTGAGGTACTTGGCTAGGTTTCGGGAGTATGAAAGACAGAGGGCTAACAATATCCAAAGCAAGGGTTGTAGCAGCGAAGACAAAGATGAAGAAACCAGCTATATTGGCGGCAACGGAACTAATTTAGCTGATCCATTCTTTGATTTTGGGATTCTTGAAAAGG TGTTCCGACAGCATGGATACTATTATCACTACAGGGAGATTTTAAGGTATCTTTTCATGGGTTTTTAA
- the LOC140986009 gene encoding probable pectinesterase/pectinesterase inhibitor 58, with translation MFGSNMDNNQKKKIAIVSVCSLVLVAMVVALTIGSLDTENSTTNVDVSSSQKAIQNICQSTDYQQTCVDSLKASGSGTSDPKELIEVAFNAAIKYINEAAKNSSVLEELQTDPRAKTALQNCRELADHAVSDLERSFAKFNGFDASNFDEMLMDLKIWLSGAITHQETCLDGFEEVPGDAGDRMRQALTTAMQLTSNSLAMVAEVSTVIESMGVEGFNSRRLLFDDLPVLGHGDDLPYWLDVERRELLTATPVQIRPDFIVAKDGSGKYRTINEALKDVPERSNRTIVLYIKAGIYEEKVQINSSIVNLMIIGDGPTQTKITGRLNFIDGTNTYQTATVAVQGDNFIARDIGFENSAGAEKHQAVALRVSADKVIFYNCQMDGYQDTLYAHTYRQFYRDCVISGTIDFIFGDSAAVFQGCTLLIRKPMDNQQNIVTAQGRKDLRQPTGLVLQNCTFKADPTYYPFRNKLKSYLGRPWKEYSRTIILESFLDDCIQPQGWLPWNATFALETLFYTEFNNRGPAAPKSERSKWAGVKELPSERIERFTASKFLDGNRWIPPSGVPYAAGFIFPVPKEDPNIKYSPVVPEENKDLGKAIDKEAFIAKLKPAAENKPDSSEKSDNDKKSDSEKKSLDDSKSDHYDTSASSSSSSSSGSIPQPETAVPSSVGSVFQPDTAVPSSVGSIFQPDTAVPSSVGSVIQPDTAVPSSVPVTIPESGIAAPPTSFSYANEDAPALSPGSQPKENKFSLLKLFFRA, from the exons ATGTTTGGCTCCAACATGGATAATAATCAGAAGAAAAAGATTGCTATAGTTAGTGTCTGTTCTTTGGTTCTTGTTGCCATGGTAGTTGCTCTTACCATTGGATCGTTGGATACGGAGAATTCGACCACCAATGTCGATGTTTCGTCGTCCCAGAAAGCCATCCAGAACATCTGTCAATCAACAGATTACCAGCAAACCTGCGTCGACAGCCTCAAAGCCTCGGGAAGTGGCACCAGTGACCCCAAAGAGCTCATCGAGGTTGCTTTCAATGCCGCTATCAAGTATATCAATGAGGCTGCCAAGAACTCTTCCGTCCTCGAAGAACTTCAGACCGATCCACGGGCAAAGACTGCTCTCCAGAACTGCCGCGAGCTTGCTGACCATGCTGTGAGTGATCTGGAAAGATCTTTTGCTAAATTTAACGGTTTCGATGCGAGTAATTTCGATGAGATGCTCATGGACCTGAAGATTTGGCTCAGTGGCGCGATTACCCACCAAGAAACGTGCCTGGACGGCTTCGAAGAGGTTCCTGGTGATGCTGGGGACAGGATGCGGCAGGCCTTAACAACAGCCATGCAGCTGACAAGCAACAGTCTTGCCATGGTGGCTGAGGTTTCAACGGTGATCGAATCTATGGGTGTAGAAGGTTTCAACAGTCGACGTCTTTTGTTTGATGATCTGCCTGTGTTGGGACATGGTGATGATCTCCCGTATTGGCTTGATGTCGAGAGGCGTGAACTTCTTACTGCCACGCCGGTTCAGATCAGGCCAGACTTTATCGTGGCTAAGGACGGGAGTGGCAAGTACCGTACCATCAACGAGGCTTTGAAAGACGTCCCGGAGCGTAGCAATAGGACCATTGTGTTGTACATCAAAGCGGGTATCTATGAAGAGAAGGTGCAGATCAATAGTTCTATTGTAAATTTGATGATTATTGGTGATGGCCCTACGCAGACGAAGATTACTGGAAGATTGAACTTCATTGATGGGACTAATACATATCAAACGGCCACAGTAG CGGTCCAAGGAGACAATTTCATCGCCAGGGATATCGGCTTCGAAAATTCTGCTGGTGCAGAAAAGCACCAGGCCGTAGCATTACGCGTCAGTGCAGACAAAGTCATCTTCTACAATTGCCAAATGGATGGGTATCAGGACACCCTCTATGCCCACACGTATCGCCAATTTTATCGAGACTGCGTGATCTCGGGCACCATTGATTTCATATTTGGAGACAGTGCTGCCGTTTTCCAGGGCTGCACATTGCTAATCCGTAAGCCAATGGACAATCAGCAGAACATTGTGACAGCGCAGGGCCGGAAAGATTTGCGCCAGCCAACAGGTCTCGTCCTCCAGAACTGTACGTTTAAAGCCGATCCCACGTATTATCCTTTCAGGAACAAGCTCAAGTCATACCTTGGCAGGCCTTGGAAAGAGTACTCGAGAACCATAATCCTGGAATCATTCCTGGATGATTGTATCCAGCCACAGGGATGGCTGCCCTGGAACGCGACATTCGCCCTGGAAACCTTATTTTACACCGAATTCAACAATCGAGGCCCTGCTGCACCCAAGAGCGAAAGAAGCAAGTGGGCTGGAGTCAAAGAATTGCCATCTGAGAGGATAGAACGGTTCACGGCGTCCAAGTTTTTGGACGGAAATAGATGGATACCTCCCAGCGGTGTGCCTTATGCTGCCGGATTCATCTTCCCTGTTCCTAAAGAAGATCCTAACATCAAATACTCACCAGTTGTTCCGGAAGAAAACAAAGATTTAGGAAAGGCTATTGATAAAGAGGCCTTCATTGCTAAGCTTAAACCGGCTGCCGAAAATAAACCTGATTCTAGTGAGAAATCCGATAATGACAAGAAATCTGATTCCGAGAAGAAATCGTTGGATGATTCGAAATCTGATCATTATGATACTTCGGCTTCTTCCTCTTCCAGCTCGAGCTCGGGTTCAATTCCTCAACCCGAAACAGCTGTTCCAAGCTCCGTAGGCTCCGTCTTTCAACCCGACACAGCTGTTCCGAGCTCGGTTGGCTCGATCTTTCAACCCGACACAGCTGTTCCGAGCTCGGTAGGCTCGGTCATTCAACCCGACACAGCTGTTCCGAGCTCGGTTCCTGTTACGATTCCTGAGTCAGGTATAGCAGCCCCTCCAACGTCGTTTTCATACGCTAATGAGGACGCTCCCGCTCTTAGCCCAGGCTCACAGCCGAAGGAAAATAAATTCTCACTTTTGAAGCTGTTCTTCAGAGCGTAA